A window of Mangifera indica cultivar Alphonso chromosome 13, CATAS_Mindica_2.1, whole genome shotgun sequence contains these coding sequences:
- the LOC123194280 gene encoding 5'-deoxynucleotidase HDDC2-like, translating to MGSGCRGALLCKSSSLTFLIPSFFTSSYLRFNKSITNSNSCRMATEDSSSSSAAFVAGGDTISSSANEGAAHSAASASSAIDFLSLCHSLKKTKRTGWIRRDVENPESIADHMYRMGLMGLIMADIPGVDRDKCIKMAIVHDIAEAIVGDITPLDGISKAEKSRQEREALDHMCKLLGGEARAKEIAELWMEYEENSSAEAKIVKDFDKVEMILQALEYENEQGKDLDEFFQSTAGKFQTDLGKAWAKEIASRRKKSY from the exons ATGGGAAGCGGATGCCGAGGAGCGTTGCTCTGCAAATCCTCTTCACTTACCTTTCTAATACCTTCTTTTTTCACTTCGTCTTATCTCAGATTCAACAAATCAATCACCAACTCCAACTCTTGTCGGATGGCCACCGAGGATTCGTCGTCGTCTTCGGCGGCTTTCGTCGCTGGCGGTGACACTATTAGTTCCTCTGCAAATGAAGGCGCGGCTCATTCTGCTGCGTCTGCTTCATCCGCTATCGACTTCCTCTCTCTCTGCCACAGCCTCAAG AAAACGAAAAGAACTGGATGGATTCGAAGAGATGTTGAGAATCCGGAATCTATAGCCGATCATATGTACAGAATGGGATTGATGGGTCTGATAATGGCTGATATTCCTGGTGTTGACCGAGACAA GTGCATTAAGATGGCAATAGTTCACGACATTGCTGAAG CAATTGTTGGCGACATTACCCCTTTGGATGGGATCTCAAAGGCAGAGAAGAGTCGACAAGAACGAGAAGCTTTAGACCACATGTGCAAACTACTTGGTGGAGAGGCAAGAG CTAAGGAAATAGCTGAATTGTGGATGGAGTATGAGGAAAATTCTTCAGCAGAAGCCAAAATTGTTAAGGACTTTGACAAG GTGGAGATGATACTTCAAGCTTTAGAATATGAAAATG AACAAGGGAAGGATTTGGATGAGTTTTTCCAGTCAACTGCTG GAAAGTTTCAGACTGATCTCGGGAAAGCTTGGGCCAAAGAAATTGCATCGAGGAGGAAAAAATCTTACTAA
- the LOC123194892 gene encoding UDP-glucuronate 4-epimerase 1, producing the protein MIRMPSLEEELFPSTPGKFKIDRSHTINRQFHRCFASTSTMFLWALFLVALTASYLSFQSFVYSGSRYFSATWGGIQWEKQVRNSAQSHRSGGMSVLVTGSAGFVGTHVALALKKRGDGVVGLDNFNNYYDPSLKKARKALLNSHGIFVIEGDINDAKLLARLFDIVAFTHVMHLAAQAGVRYAMENPHSYVHSNIAGLVTLLEACKSANPQPSVVWASSSSVYGLNEEVPFSESDRTDQPASLYAATKKAGEEITHTYNHIYGLSITGLRFFTVYGPWGRPDMAYFSFTRNILQGKPITVYRGKNHVDLARDFTYIDDVVKGCLGSLDTAGKSTGSGGKKRGPASYRIFNLGNTSPVTVPKLVNILERHLKMKAKKNIIEMPGNGDVPFTHANISAAQKAFGYKPTTDLQTGLKKFVRWYLQYYGYSRVKRVN; encoded by the coding sequence atgattagaaTGCCGTCGCTAGAGGAGGAGTTGTTCCCGTCGACGCCCGGGAAGTTTAAGATCGACAGAAGTCATACGATAAACAGGCAGTTTCATAGATGTTTCGCTTCAACGAGTACTATGTTTTTGTGGGCGTTGTTTTTGGTGGCTTTAACGGCGTCGTATTTGAGTTTTCAGAGCTTTGTTTATTCCGGTAGCCGGTATTTTTCGGCCACGTGGGGAGGAATACAGTGGGAGAAACAAGTGAGGAACTCGGCTCAGAGCCATCGGTCCGGTGGGATGTCGGTGCTGGTTACCGGTTCAGCGGGTTTCGTTGGTACACATGTCGCGTTGGCCTTAAAGAAACGTGGAGACGGTGTCGTTGGACTTGACAATTTCAACAACTATTACGACCCTTCGTTAAAGAAGGCGCGTAAAGCTCTGTTGAACAGCCATGGCATTTTCGTAATTGAGGGCGATATCAATGACGCTAAACTCTTGGCTCGGCTCTTTGACATCGTGGCTTTCACTCACGTGATGCATTTAGCGGCTCAAGCCGGCGTCAGATACGCCATGGAGAATCCCCACTCGTACGTTCATAGCAACATTGCGGGACTCGTCACTCTCCTGGAAGCTTGTAAATCAGCCAATCCTCAGCCTTCCGTTGTGTGGGCTTCATCCAGCTCAGTGTATGGCTTAAACGAGGAAGTCCCCTTCTCAGAATCTGATCGGACGGACCAACCGGCCAGTCTCTACGCTGCTACGAAAAAGGCTGGTGAAGAAATTACCCACACTTACAACCACATTTACGGACTCTCAATAACCGGGTTAAGATTTTTCACCGTCTACGGTCCATGGGGCCGACCCGATATGGCTTATTTCTCGTTCACGAGAAACATCCTTCAAGGCAAGCCTATCACTGTATATCGAGGGAAAAACCACGTTGATTTGGCACGTGATTTTACTTACATTGACGATGTTGTGAAAGGCTGCTTAGGGTCGTTGGACACTGCGGGTAAGAGTACCGGGTCGGGCGGCAAGAAACGAGGCCCGGCATCATACCGGATCTTTAATTTGGGTAATACGTCACCGGTTACCGTGCCGAAGCTTGTGAACATACTGGAGAGACATCTGAAGATGAAAGCGAAGAAGAATATAATCGAGATGCCCGGAAACGGCGACGTGCCGTTTACTCATGCGAATATAAGTGCGGCGCAGAAGGCTTTCGGGTACAAACCGACAACCGATTTGCAAACCGGTTTGAAAAAGTTCGTTAGATGGTATCTTCAATATTATGGCTACAGTAGAGTAAAAcgtgtaaattaa
- the LOC123194443 gene encoding putative glycine-rich cell wall structural protein 1 — protein sequence MARLGCLVILSLLVFSSLSVASQRRVARKDLGVDLGGVGVGVGIGVGVGLGGSGSGSGAGAGSGSGSGSRSSSSSSSASSSSSTSSGSGGGGAGSEAGSSAGSYAGSRAGSGAGGNYGN from the coding sequence ATGGCCAGGTTGGGTTGTTTGGTTATTCTTAGTTTGCTTGTGTTTTCAAGCTTGAGTGTGGCAAGCCAAAGGCGAGTGGCAAGAAAGGACTTAGGAGTGGACTTGGGAGGGGTTGGGGTCGGTGTTGGTATTGGGGTCGGCGTTGGATTAGGTGGGAGTGGTTCAGGCTCTGGTGCAGGAGCCGGTTCCGGTTCTGGGTCTGGGTCTAGGTctagctcaagctcaagctccgCCTCTTCGTCTAGCTCAACTTCTTCCGGATCAGGCGGTGGCGGAGCTGGATCCGAAGCAGGCTCTTCAGCCGGATCCTACGCTGGATCTCGAGCAGGGTCAGGTGCCGGAGGTAACTatggaaattaa
- the LOC123194940 gene encoding glycine-rich cell wall structural protein 2-like, which yields MNRASVKYAFTKSSHTVTPHYQNGSAKSDPFVSIRLPPNLPLTPPLTTINTSLSQYFLLPRTKASPRLPFKFIHILFTNMASLTSFIFMSLLVTLSIIESECRVARKDLGVDLGGIGVGIGAGVGIGLGGGSGSGSGAGAGSGSGSGSRSSSSSSSSSSSSSSGNSGAGSEAGSYAGSYAGSGSGGNRGGNGGGSGYGGGRGGGYGGGNGAGEGYGEGHGEGYGEGRGN from the exons ATGAATAGAGCATCAG TCAAATATGCGTTCACAAAATCAAGCCATACAGTCACACCCCACTATCAAAATGGGTCGGCAAAGTCAGACCCATTTGTCAGCATCAGGCTTCCACCAAATCTCCCACTAACACCTCCATTAACAACTATAAATACCTCACTCTCCCAATACTTCCTCCTGCCAAGAACAAAAGCTTCTCCAAGGCTTCCTTTCAAGTTCATACACATTCTTTTCACCAATATGGCATCATTAACCTCTTTCATTTTCATGTCTTTGCTTGTAACTCTATCCATTATTGAATCCGAGTGCCGAGTTGCTCGAAAGGACTTGGGGGTGGACCTTGGAGGGATTGGGGTCGGAATTGGAGCTGGAGTCGGCATTGGCTTGGGCGGAGGCAGTGGCTCGGGGTCCGGAGCAGGGGCCGGTTCTGGTTCTGGTTCAGGTTCAAggtcatcatcttcatcttcgtcCTCGTCTTCGTCCAGTTCTTCAGGAAATTCTGGCGCAGGTTCTGAAGCTGGGTCCTATGCAGGCTCCTATGCGGGTTCAGGATCCGGAGGAAACCGGGGAGGTAATGGAGGTGGTTCAGGATATGGTGGGGGACGTGGCGGAGGTTATGGAGGAGGAAATGGCGCCGGTGAAGGATACGGTGAGGGCCACGGCGAGGGTTATGGTGAGGGCCGCGGCAACTGA
- the LOC123193827 gene encoding protein FLX-like 4 translates to MAGRGRITAFEGHTQAPGMLQHGSFRGYRTLEPPPPELLEDKIAVQAAEIEQLAVDNHKLAASHVSLRQELAAAQEEIPRLKAHIRSIDAESDIQIRVLLGKIAKMEDIIRTGESVKKDLQQAHIEAQNLVGVRQELTAKIQQASQELQKARRDVNSLPDLYAELDRLRQEHQSVRAMFEYEKGRNIEKVEQLKVKEKDLIGMAREMEKLQAEVKNSERIVHAPIPYTAGYMNRYPAYPPPIQGGAIYNGYRQPPVHMGVVQTVEGTTPHGSSKEMAASGMVRVADVPTAGGAMWGGLYDPSPARR, encoded by the exons ATGGCTGGCAGAGGACGTATTACAGCTTTTGAGGGGCATACCCAAGCACCTGGAATGTTGCAGCATGGTTCATTTCGTGGTTATCGAACGTTGGAGCCACCTCCTCCTGAGCTCTTAGAGGATAAAATTGCTGTTCAGGCAGCAGAAATTGAACAACTTGCTGTGGACAATCATAAATTGGCAGCTTCCCATGTTTCCTTGAGGCAGGAACTTGCTGCTGCTCAGGAGGAAATACCAAGACTCAAGGCACACATTAGAAGCATCGATGCTGAAAGTGATATTCAGATCAGAGTGTTACTGGGTAAAATAGCGAAAATGGAAGATATTATTAGGACAGGTGAGAGCGTGAAAAAAGACCTTCAACAAGCACACATTGAGGCACAGAACTTGGTTGGAGTCAGACAAGAGCTGACTGCCAAAATTCAACAGGCTTCACAGGAATTGCAGAAAGCTCGGCGTGATGTTAACAGTTTACCTGATTTATATGCTGAACTTGACAGATTGAGGCAAGAACATCAGAGTGTACG TGCTATGTTTGAATACGAGAAGGGTAGAAACATAGAGAAAGTGGAGCAATTAAAAGTGAAGGAGAAAGATTTAATTGGGATGGCAAGAGAGATGGAAAAGTTACAAGCTGAGGTGAAGAACTCTGAGAGGATAGTACATG CTCCAATCCCATACACTGCAGGTTACATGAATCGTTATCCTGCTTACCCTCCACCTATACAAGGTGGTGCCATCTATAATGGCTACAGACAACCTCCTGTGCATATGGGTGTTGTGCAAACAGTAGAGGGAACGACTCCACATGGAAGTAGTAAAGAGATGGCTGCTTCCGGCATGGTCAGGGTTGCTGATGTCCCCACAGCCGGTGGTGCAATGTGGGGAGGACTGTATGATCCATCTCCTGCTCGGAGGTGA